Below is a window of Phenylobacterium koreense DNA.
GGCCGTGGCCATGCCGATCGGATCCTTGGCGCCGGCGATGGCGGTGTTCATCAGCACGGCGTCGCAGCCCGTCTCCATGGCCAGCACCGCGTCCGACGCGGTGCCGACGCCGGCGTCGACCAGCACCGGCACGGAGGCCTGCTCGATGATCAGCCCGAGGTTCAGAAAGTTCTGGATGCCGCGTCCCGAGCCGATCGGCGCCGCCGCCGGCATGATCGCCGCCGCGCCCGCGTCCTCGAGTTTCTTGGCGTAGACCGGGTCGTCCGAGCAGTAGACCATCACCTGGAAGCCGTCGGCCACCAGCAGCTTCAGCGCCCGCAGGGTCTCTTCCATATCCGGAAGTAGGTGCTTGGTGTTCGAGAGCACCTCTAGCTTCACCAAGTCCCAGCCGCCGGCCTCACGCGCCAGGCGCAGCGTTCGGATCGCGTCCTCGCCGGTGAAGCAGCCGGCGGTGTTGGGCAGGAAGGTGAACCGGTCGGGCTTCACATAGTCCACCAGCATCGGCTGGTTCGGGTCGGACAGGTTCACCCGGCGCACCGCCACGGTGACGATCTCGGC
It encodes the following:
- a CDS encoding thiazole synthase, which encodes MDGSVHAEDTWTVAGRTFTSRLIVGTGKYKDYAENAAAAEAAGAEIVTVAVRRVNLSDPNQPMLVDYVKPDRFTFLPNTAGCFTGEDAIRTLRLAREAGGWDLVKLEVLSNTKHLLPDMEETLRALKLLVADGFQVMVYCSDDPVYAKKLEDAGAAAIMPAAAPIGSGRGIQNFLNLGLIIEQASVPVLVDAGVGTASDAVLAMETGCDAVLMNTAIAGAKDPIGMATAMKHAVLAGRGAFLAGRMPKRMYAEPSSPLSGLI